A part of Chitinimonas koreensis genomic DNA contains:
- a CDS encoding methyl-accepting chemotaxis protein: protein MQKISFAQRAWLAFILLAILNLLTAAAASFGLGEGWTWALAVLGALAALVGGGWWVSRAAHGMRKVEVALRHIEEGNFRYQPEIDPTDEFAELIGSVRTLSIHLRAMIADVLSTSRKIAEQSDVVDRAAEQLALQTGRQSEQAMQVSAATEEMSVSVTEISRATHQTAESAMQAKTVVREGEANMQASRASTNRIVEVVGEARATLDDLNQAVARIGSMTGTIKEIADQTNLLALNAAIEAARAGESGRGFAVVADEVRKLAERTSQSTLDINNNVANIQLVTQATLMTMDDAVAEVSNGTASIEASSRNLQDVATAAERTVEMTGQIADTLRQQSSAAEEVANTIERMASTIDANNREAQSLATSADQLAGTAAALKALVARYEKSF from the coding sequence ATGCAGAAAATTTCCTTCGCCCAACGCGCCTGGCTCGCCTTCATCCTGCTGGCGATTCTCAATCTCCTGACCGCCGCCGCGGCCAGCTTCGGCCTGGGCGAAGGCTGGACCTGGGCGCTGGCGGTGCTCGGCGCGCTGGCCGCCCTGGTCGGCGGCGGCTGGTGGGTCAGCCGTGCCGCCCACGGCATGCGCAAGGTCGAGGTGGCGCTCCGCCACATCGAGGAAGGCAATTTCCGCTACCAGCCCGAAATCGACCCGACCGACGAATTCGCCGAGCTGATCGGCTCGGTCCGCACGCTGTCGATCCACCTGCGCGCGATGATCGCCGACGTGCTGTCGACCTCGCGCAAGATCGCCGAGCAGTCCGACGTGGTCGACCGCGCCGCCGAGCAGCTGGCGCTGCAGACCGGCCGCCAGAGCGAGCAGGCGATGCAGGTGAGCGCCGCGACCGAAGAGATGAGCGTGTCGGTGACCGAGATCAGCCGCGCCACCCACCAGACCGCCGAAAGCGCCATGCAGGCCAAGACCGTGGTACGCGAGGGCGAAGCCAACATGCAGGCCAGCCGCGCCTCGACCAACCGCATCGTCGAGGTGGTCGGCGAAGCGCGCGCCACGCTGGACGACCTGAACCAGGCCGTCGCCCGCATCGGCAGCATGACCGGCACCATCAAGGAAATCGCCGACCAGACCAACCTGCTGGCGCTCAACGCCGCCATCGAAGCCGCCCGCGCGGGCGAAAGCGGCCGCGGCTTCGCGGTGGTGGCCGACGAGGTGCGCAAGCTGGCCGAACGCACCTCGCAGTCGACGCTCGACATCAACAACAACGTCGCCAACATCCAGCTGGTCACCCAGGCCACGCTGATGACGATGGACGACGCCGTGGCCGAGGTCAGCAACGGCACCGCCTCGATCGAGGCCAGCAGCCGCAACCTGCAGGACGTCGCCACCGCCGCCGAGCGCACGGTGGAGATGACCGGCCAGATCGCCGACACGCTGCGCCAGCAGTCGTCGGCCGCCGAGGAAGTGGCCAACACCATCGAGCGGATGGCCAGCACCATCGACGCCAACAACCGCGAGGCGCAGTCGCTGGCGACGTCGGCCGATCAACTGGCCGGCACCGCCGCCGCGCTGAAGGCGCTGGTCGCGCGCTACGAGAAGTCGTTCTGA
- the nadD gene encoding nicotinate-nucleotide adenylyltransferase encodes MAGIGIFGGTFDPIHFGHLRIAEEFAAALGLEQVRLVPTANPPHRAGPLAGNEDRLAMVRLAVAGNPRLAVDERELRRDGPCYTIDTLTELRAELGPDAPLSWLIGADSFLSLDRWHRWRELFDLATLAVACRPGFDLDRWRERASPALADEVLPRIQTLSVTGRHLPGTIALLPTTPLAISSTAIRAELAAGRSARYLAPDAVLDYAGRHLLYSAATPRPPEPGGTVGQAASGTLRT; translated from the coding sequence GTGGCCGGCATCGGCATCTTCGGCGGGACCTTCGACCCGATCCACTTCGGCCATCTGCGCATCGCCGAGGAGTTCGCCGCGGCGCTCGGGCTCGAGCAGGTGCGCCTGGTGCCGACCGCCAATCCGCCGCACCGCGCCGGCCCATTGGCCGGCAACGAAGACCGGCTGGCGATGGTGCGGCTGGCCGTCGCCGGCAACCCGCGGCTGGCGGTCGACGAGCGCGAGCTGCGGCGCGACGGCCCGTGCTACACCATCGACACGCTGACCGAACTGCGCGCCGAGCTGGGCCCGGACGCGCCGCTGAGCTGGCTGATCGGCGCCGACAGCTTCCTCTCGCTCGACCGCTGGCATCGCTGGCGCGAGCTGTTCGATCTCGCCACGCTGGCCGTCGCCTGCCGCCCCGGATTCGACCTCGACCGCTGGCGCGAACGTGCGTCACCCGCGCTGGCCGACGAAGTCCTGCCGAGAATTCAAACACTTAGCGTGACCGGCCGGCACCTTCCGGGTACAATCGCGCTTTTGCCAACCACGCCGCTCGCCATTTCGAGCACCGCGATACGCGCCGAACTCGCGGCCGGACGATCCGCCCGCTACCTCGCGCCCGACGCCGTGCTCGACTACGCCGGGCGGCATTTGCTTTATTCCGCCGCGACGCCGCGCCCGCCCGAACCGGGCGGCACGGTGGGCCAGGCGGCAAGCGGAACCCTGCGAACATGA